The following are from one region of the Salvia hispanica cultivar TCC Black 2014 chromosome 1, UniMelb_Shisp_WGS_1.0, whole genome shotgun sequence genome:
- the LOC125202321 gene encoding transcription factor IBH1-like, translating to MSSLSQNPKKTLSFFSTMKNPNNPLKKRLTSRFLKAMEKIKYNMSPSPVSLEEKRRRHRAVRGAAYASMASAVGPRRAWSRALLRKMKGRKRAGRNPRNVDTRFGLNQLCDVVPGGEAMDSRSLLNETAHYIKCLVAQVQIMREILQSSSSSSTTL from the coding sequence ATGTCCTCTCTCTcacaaaaccctaaaaaaacCCTCTCCTTCTTCTCAACAATGAAGAACCCTAATAATCCCCTGAAGAAGCGGCTCACCTCCCGATTTCTGAAAGCCATGGAGAAAATCAAGTACAATATGTCGCCGTCGCCAGTATCATTAGAGGAGAAGAGAAGGAGGCACCGCGCAGTGAGAGGCGCGGCCTATGCATCCATGGCTTCTGCAGTGGGGCCGCGGAGGGCATGGAGCCGGGCCCTGCTGAGGAAGATGAAAGGGAGAAAGAGGGCAGGGCGAAACCCTAGAAATGTGGATACGAGGTTTGGGTTGAACCAGCTATGTGACGTCGTGCCAGGTGGGGAAGCCATGGATTCGCGCAGCTTGTTGAATGAAACGGCTCACTATATAAAGTGCCTTGTAGCTCAGGTGCAGATCATGAGAGAGATTCTTCaatcttcctcttcttcttcaacaacaTTGTAA
- the LOC125214962 gene encoding serine carboxypeptidase-like 20 produces the protein MRLFDLFHCLLLLVLIQIAFTFNSASSAPDGNLVTKLPGFSGTFPSKHYSGYVTINEKKLYYYFVESERNPSKDPVVLWLNGGPGCSSFDGFIYEHGPFNFAKEPHGGFPTLHLNPYSWSKVSSIIYLDSPAGVGLSYSTNKSDYITGDLKTASDSHIFLLKWFELYPEYQSNPFYISGESYAGIYIPTLAFEVANGIDAGVKPTLNLKGYLVGNGVTDAVFDGNSFVPFAHGMGLISDELFEAVSSECNGDYYNPTGQNCENKLVKVDEALKDLNIYDILEPCYHVPESIIQLKNTSVPLSFRRLGETERPLPVRKRIFGRAWPYRAPVRDGYVPTWPQLLKGENVPCTDDEVADIWLNNEAVRKALHADSADLAGRWDLCTDRISFHHDAGSMIKYHKNLTSRGYQALIYSGDHDMCVPFTGSEGWTRSIGYKIIDEWRPWYVKGQVSGYTQGYDYNLTFLTIKGAGHTVPEYKPSESLEFYSRFLAGAKI, from the exons ATGAGACTTTTTGACCTTTTTCACTGTTTGCTGCTACTTGTTTTGATTCAAATTGCATTCACCTTCAATTCAGCATCATCTGCGCCTGATGGTAATCTTGTTACAAAGCTCCCTGGTTTCAGTGGCACTTTCCCTTCCAAACACTATTCTGG GTATGTCACCATCAATGAGAAGAAATTGTATTACTATTTTGTGGAGTCTGAGAGGAATCCATCAAAGGACCCTGTGGTGCTTTGGCTCAATGGTGGTCCGGGTTGCTCTAGCTTTGATGGATTCATCTACGAGCATG GACCCTTCAATTTCGCGAAGGAGCCACATGGTGGCTTCCCCACGCTGCATCTCAATCCATACAGCTGGTCCAAG GTCTCTAGTATAATATATCTTGACTCCCCGGCTGGTGTTGGATTATCTTACTCAACAAACAAATCTGATTACATCACCGGAGACCTAAAGACGGCTTCTGACTCTCATATATTTCTCCTCAAG TGGTTTGAGCTCTACCCGGAATACCAGAGCAACCCGTTTTACATATCAGGAGAATCATATGCAGGAATCTATATCCCAACTTTGGCTTTTGAAGTAGCTAATG GAATTGATGCTGGTGTGAAGCCTACTCTCAACCTCAAG GGGTACCTGGTGGGAAACGGAGTTACTGACGCTGTGTTTGATGGCAATTCTTTCGTACCATTCGCTCATGGAATGGGCCTTATTTCAGATGAACTCTTTGAG GCAGTCAGCTCTGAATGCAATGGTGATTACTACAATCCAACGGGCCAGAACTGTGAGAACAAACTTGTCAAAGTTGATGAA GCTCTCAAGGACCTAAATATATACGACATACTTGAGCCATGCTATCATGTCCCCGAAAGTATCATTCAACTCAAGAACACAAGTGTGCCGCTGAGCTTCCGAAGATTAGGTGAGACCGAAAGGCCTCTGCCCGTTAGAAAAAGAATTTTTGGGCGTGCATGGCCCTACAGAGCTCCAGTTAGAGACGGATATGTCCCAACATGGCCACAGCTTCTGAAAGGCGAAAATGTTCCTTGCACG GATGATGAGGTCGCAGACATATGGCTAAACAATGAAGCAGTTAGGAAGGCGCTTCATGCTGACAGC GCAGACCTAGCCGGAAGGTGGGATCTTTGCACGGACCGGATTTCATTTCACCATGATGCCGGGAGCATGATCAAGTATCACAAGAACCTCACATCACGCGGGTATCAAGCCCTTATATACAG CGGAGACCATGATATGTGTGTCCCATTTACGGGAAGTGAAGGGTGGACAAGATCCATCGGATACAAGATTATCGATGAGTGGAGGCCTTGGTATGTGAAAGGCCAAGTTAGTGG GTACACTCAAGGCTATGACTACAACCTCACGTTCCTCACCATCAAG GGGGCTGGACACACCGTGCCAGAATACAAGCCATCCGAGTCGTTGGAGTTCTATTCACGCTTCCTGGCTGGGGCGAAGATATGA